Proteins from one Tsuneonella aeria genomic window:
- a CDS encoding helix-turn-helix domain-containing protein yields MGRALIESGSHVHGVDPALFGLPPGTSMRFELPAGALAPCVSDYHVFDSDQAACTFSTETILPRVPAIRFIIAPHAMNLTIGDGTAQTIPPAALYGSTSHAAEMAVGRGGVTIGVTMTAVGMARLTAIPADSLRDRVVPLSAVLPAEPVRDLVDELRASDQGPSVKAILDRALPPLLAQPHPMEADIQRIANLLAAPGRHTVQDACDHLGMNQRRLERLAKRFFGFTPKLLLRRTRLLRSIVALKLAGPPFDLSLIDSNYHDHSHFTKDAKRFLGKAPMRFLRKPTPYLDAALRARAIVQGTAWAALQHQ; encoded by the coding sequence ATGGGGCGCGCACTGATCGAGAGCGGCAGTCACGTACACGGCGTCGACCCGGCGCTGTTCGGCCTGCCGCCGGGAACGTCCATGCGTTTCGAACTCCCCGCCGGCGCCCTGGCGCCGTGTGTCAGCGACTATCACGTGTTCGATTCCGACCAGGCGGCGTGCACTTTTTCGACGGAAACCATTCTGCCGAGAGTGCCGGCGATCCGGTTCATCATCGCACCGCACGCGATGAACCTGACCATCGGTGACGGGACGGCGCAAACCATTCCGCCGGCGGCGCTCTACGGCAGCACCAGCCATGCGGCGGAGATGGCCGTGGGGCGCGGCGGGGTCACGATCGGCGTGACGATGACCGCGGTCGGCATGGCGCGCCTCACCGCGATCCCGGCGGACAGCCTGCGCGACCGGGTGGTCCCGCTCTCCGCAGTGCTGCCGGCCGAACCGGTCCGCGACCTGGTGGACGAGCTGCGCGCCAGCGATCAGGGACCGTCGGTCAAGGCGATACTCGACCGCGCGCTCCCGCCGCTGCTGGCCCAGCCTCACCCGATGGAGGCCGATATCCAGCGCATCGCGAACCTGCTCGCCGCGCCCGGCCGCCATACCGTGCAGGACGCGTGCGACCATCTGGGCATGAACCAGCGGCGGCTGGAACGGCTGGCGAAGCGCTTCTTCGGGTTTACGCCCAAACTGCTGCTGCGCAGGACGCGCCTGTTACGATCGATCGTGGCGCTGAAGCTCGCCGGGCCGCCCTTCGACCTCTCGTTGATCGATTCCAACTACCACGATCATTCCCACTTCACGAAAGATGCCAAGCGCTTCCTGGGCAAGGCGCCCATGCGTTTCCTGCGCAAGCCGACGCCCTATCTCGACGCCGCGCTGCGCGCGCGCGCCATCGTGCAGGGCACGGCCTGGGCCGCATTGCAGCACCAGTGA